The genomic interval AGGCGAAGAGGATCGTCTCACTGGTGACGAGCGTGAACGCCAGCGTGGTGCGGTGCACGCCCTGGAAGTGCCAGTTCACCAGCCGCGCCATCACGATGCCGAGCCCGACGCCGAACAGGGAGCCGAGGAGCGCGATCAGGCCCGCCTCGAGCACCACCGACCGCACGATCGTGGCAGACGAGATGCCCATCATCCGCAGCGCGGCCACATCGCGGCGGCGTTCGTCGATCTTGAGCAGCAGGATGCAGAGCAGGAACGCGGCACTGGCCACGATCGTGATCACGCCGATGGCGCGATGGAAGCGCCGCACGACCTGGAAGGTGCGGCTGGTGCGCACCGCGATCTCGGCGCTCGGCCAGGCGCGGAAGCCGAAGGCGGCGGCGTTGACGGTGGTGAGCAGGGCGGCGCGGGCGCTGTCACCGCTGGTGCGGATCGCGAAGCGGTCCACGCGGTCGCCGTAGCCGGAGAGGCGCTGCAACTGGTCGAGGTGGAGCCGCGCCCGGTACTCCTGCCGCGCGATCTCGCTGGGATCGGCGCGCCGTGCCAGCAGCGCGCTGACCACGGCCCGCTCGGCGGTGCGGTCACCCGTGAGTGCGGAGATGCGCACGGTGTCGCCGAGCCGCAGGCCGGCGTCGGTGGCGAGCCGCGCATCGAGGGCGATGGTCCGCACGAGGGCCGACCGGGTCGGGGCGGAGTCGATGACCTGGGCCGCCACCGGCGCCGCCGCGAGCAGCGCCATCGGCCCCGCCAGCCAGTGGCGGATCACGCGCGGTCGGCGATGCGGACGGCGCGGGCGGCGGTGGGACCGATCTGGCGCAGCACGCTGCCCACCATCACCTCGATCGGGCCGTCGTACGGGGCGCGGGCCTGCACGTTCACCATGGCACCAGGTCGCAGTTCGAGTTCGCCGAGGTAGCGGAGCATCACGGGATCCTTGTCACTGACGCTCATGACGATGCCGATGGTTCCCACGGGCCACTCGGCGAGGGAGCTGTGGCGCGTCTCGTCGACCGTGCCGTCACGGGTGGGGATCGGCGCGCCGTGCGGGTCGAAGCGGGGATCCCCGAGGGCGTGTGCCATGCGATCGATAAGCGCGTCGCTCGCGGCATGCTCCAGCTGCTCCGCCTCCGCGTGCACGTCGTCCCATGGCACGCCGAGGACGGTGGCGAGGTAGCTCTCGAGCACGCGGTGGCGGCGCAGGGTGCGGAGGGCGGCCGCGCGGCCGCTCGCCGTGAGGCGCGCGCCGCGATACGGCTCGTGCTCCAGCAGGCCCTGTGCGGCGAGGCGGCGCACCATCCCGCTCACGCTCGCCGGCGCGAGCAGCAGCCGCTCGGCGAGCGCGTTGGTGGTGGCGGCCTTCCCGCCCTGCTGGATGTCGTAGATCGCCTTGAGGTAATCCTCGACCGGCGCCGTGAGCGCCGGGGCGGCGGGTGTGGCGCGGTGGCGGTCCACGATCGGCTCAGCGCGGGGTGCGGCGGGTGGTGGTCGCGGCGGGCATGCCGCGGACGAGCAGCACCGGCACCAGCGACCGGTGGCGCACCGCGTTCGCCACGCTCCCGCGCACGACGTCGTTCAGGAAGCCGTGGCCATGCGTGGCCATCGCGATCAGGTCGCACGCCTCGCGCGCCGCCGCCTCGCAGATCTCGTGCGCCGGGTCGCCCGAGGCCAGCACCGAGTCCACGTCCAGCGCAGCGCCGGCCAGCCCGGCGACACACTGGTCCAGGTAGGCGCGGTCGGCGCGCATCTCCTCCGACTCGCGCAGCTTCAGCGACTGGATGTTCCGCGCGGCGAAGCCGTCGGCCACGTGCATCAGCGTCACGCGCGCGTTGCAGAGCGTGGCCAGCGTGCGCACGTGGTCCAGAATCGCCGCATCGTACGACGAGTTCTCGAGCGGGACGAGGATGTGCCGGTACATGTCAGGTGAGCCAGTCGCGCACGACCTGGAACAGCAGCCACGCGTTGAGCGACGCGATCGTGATCGCGATCAACCAGGCGAGCGCCGTCAGCCACCGGGCGTTCACGAACTCGCCCATCTTGCGGCGGTCGGACGTGAACATCACCAGCGGGAAGACCGCGAACGAGAGCTGCAGGCTGAGAATCACCTGACTGAGGACGAGGAGTCGTGAGGTGCCGCTGGCGCCGTACAAGATACTGACCACCACCGCCGGTACAATCGCGATCGCCCGCGTGATGAGGCGGCGCACCCACGGCTGGAGGCGGAGGTTGAGGAACCCCTCCATCACGATCTGGCCGGCGAGCGTGCCGGTGAGGGTGGAATTCTGCCCCGAGGCCAGCAGGGCCAGCGCGAACGCGGTGCTGGCGCCGGCACCGAGCAGCGGCGTGAGCAGTTTCCACGCATCCTGGATCTCGGCCACGCCGCTGTTGCCGGTGGTGTGGAAGGTGGCGGCGGAGACGATCAGGATCGCGGCGTTGATGCCGAGTGCGAAGGTGAGGGCGATGGTGGAGTCGGCGAACGCGAAGCGGACCGCCTCGCGCTTGCCCTCGGTGGTCTCCTCGTACTTGCGCGTCTGCACGATGCTGGAGTGCAGGTAGAGGTTGTGCGGCATGACGGTGGCGCCGAGGATGCCGATGGCGATGTAGAGCATGTCGCGGTTGCCGAGGATCTCCGGGCCGGGCACGAAGCCACGCAGCACGCCGCCGACGTCGGGGCGGGAGAGCACGAGCTCGAACAGGAAGCAGATCCCGACGATGGCAACCAGCGCGATGACCATCGCCTCGAGCAGCCGGAAGCCCTTGCCCTGCAGCCAGAGCACGACGAGCACGTCGAGGGCGGTGAGCGTGACGCCGACCGGGAGCGAGATGCCGAAGAGGAGCTGGAGGGCGATGGCGGTGCCGATCACCTCGGCCAGGTCGCAGGCCGCGATGGCCAGCTCGGCGATGATCCAGAGCGCGAAGGACAGGCGCGGCGGATAGGCGTCGCGGCAGGCCTGCGCGAGGTCGCGCCCCGTGACGATGCCCAGCTTGGAGGCCAGTCCCTGGAGCAGGACGGCCATCAGGTTGCTGAGCAGGATGACGTAGAGGAGCGAGTAGCCGAACTGGGCGCCGCCGGCGAGGTCGGTGGCCCAGTTGCCCGGGTCCATGTAGCCCACCGCGACCAGGTATCCCGGTCCGCCGAAGGCGAGGAGTTTCCGGAACCAGTTGCCCTGACTGACCGGGACCGTGCGGTACGCCTCGGCAAGGGAGGGGGCGACGCGCGTGCGGCGCCAGGCCGGGATGTCGCCGGTGAGGACGACAGGCTCGGGTGTCGGCCCGGCAGGCCCTGCCGGACCACCCGGCGTCCGGCTCGGTACGGTCATGGAGTTCCGAAGAAGTGATTTCGCACAAGCGAAATTATCGGCACCCCGGATCCGGAAGTCCAGCCCTCCCCCGCGTTCCGCCCCGGCCCGGGCCGGACGGAGGTCTGCCCAGACGCGCTCGCGACGCCGACACCCCGCCACCGCGCCTTAACGTCGGCCGGCCCGCGAAGTCTGCCCCCCTGTCACCGCCGCAGTGCTCCGCACCCCGCACTGCCGATCCCCCTCCCCCTCGCTCCCCAGACCGGTACCCGACCATGCCGACGCCGCGCGCCCTCCTCCGCTCCACCGCCACCGCCCTCACCCTCGCCGCCCTCCTCACCGCCTGCGGCGACGGTGCCACCGCCCCCGCCGACAGCGGCATCAGCGCCGCCGTCGCCGCCGCCACCACCCTCGATGTCGCCACCATCGCCGGTGATGCCGCCAAGGAGGACGTCGAGATGTTCCGGGTCAACCGCGGCGCCTTCGGCATCGCGCAGGCCACCGACTTCGAACGCTTCGCCCGCTGGGAGACCTGCCCGTTCGACACCACGACCGCGCGCTTCACCTGCACCACGCGCACCCGCGGCCCCTTCTCGCTGACCCGCAGCTACGCCTACGCCGACGAGCAGGGTGCCGCGCAGTCCGCCTTCAGCGCCACCACCACCGCCAGCGCGAACTTCAAGTGGACGCTCACC from Gemmatimonadaceae bacterium carries:
- a CDS encoding FtsX-like permease family protein, which codes for MIRHWLAGPMALLAAAPVAAQVIDSAPTRSALVRTIALDARLATDAGLRLGDTVRISALTGDRTAERAVVSALLARRADPSEIARQEYRARLHLDQLQRLSGYGDRVDRFAIRTSGDSARAALLTTVNAAAFGFRAWPSAEIAVRTSRTFQVVRRFHRAIGVITIVASAAFLLCILLLKIDERRRDVAALRMMGISSATIVRSVVLEAGLIALLGSLFGVGLGIVMARLVNWHFQGVHRTTLAFTLVTSETILFACALSVVLGTVAGWVAARRLVARPPLSLLGR
- a CDS encoding metal-dependent transcriptional regulator → MDRHRATPAAPALTAPVEDYLKAIYDIQQGGKAATTNALAERLLLAPASVSGMVRRLAAQGLLEHEPYRGARLTASGRAAALRTLRRHRVLESYLATVLGVPWDDVHAEAEQLEHAASDALIDRMAHALGDPRFDPHGAPIPTRDGTVDETRHSSLAEWPVGTIGIVMSVSDKDPVMLRYLGELELRPGAMVNVQARAPYDGPIEVMVGSVLRQIGPTAARAVRIADRA
- a CDS encoding universal stress protein → MYRHILVPLENSSYDAAILDHVRTLATLCNARVTLMHVADGFAARNIQSLKLRESEEMRADRAYLDQCVAGLAGAALDVDSVLASGDPAHEICEAAAREACDLIAMATHGHGFLNDVVRGSVANAVRHRSLVPVLLVRGMPAATTTRRTPR
- a CDS encoding Nramp family divalent metal transporter translates to MTVPSRTPGGPAGPAGPTPEPVVLTGDIPAWRRTRVAPSLAEAYRTVPVSQGNWFRKLLAFGGPGYLVAVGYMDPGNWATDLAGGAQFGYSLLYVILLSNLMAVLLQGLASKLGIVTGRDLAQACRDAYPPRLSFALWIIAELAIAACDLAEVIGTAIALQLLFGISLPVGVTLTALDVLVVLWLQGKGFRLLEAMVIALVAIVGICFLFELVLSRPDVGGVLRGFVPGPEILGNRDMLYIAIGILGATVMPHNLYLHSSIVQTRKYEETTEGKREAVRFAFADSTIALTFALGINAAILIVSAATFHTTGNSGVAEIQDAWKLLTPLLGAGASTAFALALLASGQNSTLTGTLAGQIVMEGFLNLRLQPWVRRLITRAIAIVPAVVVSILYGASGTSRLLVLSQVILSLQLSFAVFPLVMFTSDRRKMGEFVNARWLTALAWLIAITIASLNAWLLFQVVRDWLT